The genomic window CCGCACCTTCGGCGAACTGTTGGCTGAAAATCAGGCACAACACGGCCAATCCAGTTGTCAATTTCATCCGTTTTCCTTGTCAAGGAGAGTAAGAAACCACTGTAAATCATCGTCCGTGGGACTTCAAGTGGCAAAAAGGTGATCTGGTGAATTGGATTATTGAGAATCTTCCACCCAACGCTATGAGCCTAATTCATTCTTCTGCATGCAAGGCTACTTTTCGAATGGAGAATCGTTGCTCTCATGATGCCAACACATAAAGTTTGCTTTAATGTTACGCACTTGATCAAAGAGGTAGTCGGGTGGATCAAAACACTTTATTACAGGGATTACTTGCTATTTTGGAATTAGTAAAGAATCGGACTGATCACTATATTGGTCCAGTTGAGCCAGAACATGCACGCAATTTCTTAAGTGCTTTTTCTTTGGCAGCCGGCTACGCACTTGGATGGGATGAAGAGTGTCGATTTGAAGTTCGCGAATATTGCGCTGTAAACCGTGGATGGAAATGGCGATCGGCAGGACCAGAACACCAGATGGCAGCAAAGGGTTGGCCAGCTGAGAAGATAGTTACAGAGTTGATCGAGCTAGAGTGCGACTACATTCGACAGATGACTAAACGAAGCAAGCAAAACGATATTCGATAACTTTACCTGCACCAAACTAAATTATTACTCTTGGTATAACTTGGCGTACTTCAGTTTACACGATAAGTGATGGCTTTGACTTGCTATCATTGTCGCCAATCAGTTAGAAATTCTGACCCATTCACAATTACGATCTCTGTAAAATCGGTCATCCGGCTTTTCTCATCAATTTTTCATTTTTTCATCCCCACGTGGGGTGGTGCGGCTGCGGAACAGATATTTCACCACAAGCGGAAATAATGCCAGTGCCACAAACGCCAGCACCGTGCGTGCTGACCACAGGTCTTTTGGAGTGGCTGCACTGCCCAACTCTGCACCTGCATTCACAAACAGAAAGGTGCCAGGCAGCATGCCTGCCCAACTGGCGATCATAAACGGTCGGGTGCGGATCGAAGTCAGGCCCATGCCAATATTAATGAGAAAAAAAGGAAAGAGGGGGATCATTCGAAGCATGTAGAGGTAGAACGCCCCATCGCGGGCGATGCCAGCATCCAGTTTTGCCAGTTTATTGCCCAAGCGGGTGCGAACCCAGTCCCGCAACAGGTACCGACTGCTCAGGAAGGCCAGCGTGGCACCGATCGTGGAGGCAATGCTGACGATTCCGGTTCCCAGCCAACGCCCAAATAATGCCCCACCGATCAGCGTCAGAATGCCGGCAGCAGGCAGGGAAAAGGTGGTAGCAAGCACGTAGATGGTGAAATAGAGTAGCACGGCCAAGGTGGTGTGCTGCCCCACCCATGCCTGCAGAGTGTTCCGCTGCGTGGTGAAATAGTCCCACGACAGGTACTGCTGCCCACCCGCCAGATAAAAGGTGCTGACGACTGCCAGAAAAAGCAAAATCAACGACAGTCGACCATACGGATGCGAGGAAGAATTCTGGTTCAGAATGGCTCTCCGTTTAAGGGATCAGATCATCAAAACGCCACAGTTTGCTATCCATCTGGTCGGCAGGAGAATCATCGGCAATCGCCACAATGCGATCGTTTTCAATGGTCAGGGTGCCCGTTTTTAGCACGTCGGGCAGGATGATTCGAGCACCAACATAGCTGGTTTTCATGAAATTTCGTGTCAAAGAGTGCAATAAAGGCTATTATCCGAAATTCGTCTAAAAATGCTCGATTGCTTTGCTTGAGTGAGTCTTGCGATTCATCTGTCTCTAAAAATAAAAGCCACGTTCTTTATTGATCATTCGATCATTCACGTTCACAGTGAAGATGTTTTTTGGAGCACCATTTTCGCACCAGGATTCATATAAAACAAACACTCGCAGATAATTTAAGAATCTGCTTTTTCAACTTGAGGTAAAATCTATGCGGACTCTCTCCCTCGTCGTGCTGATGCTCGTATCTGCTACGAGCAACATCCAGGCACAGCAACCAAAGAAAAAAAATCCCAAGGAAGCACCCGTCGTTGCTCCGAAGAAAGGTGAATCGAAAACCATCGAACTCTTTGATGGTAAGACGACAACTGGCTGGATCGGTTATGAAGAGCTCTGGTCTGTTCAGGATGGTGCGATTGTCGGCAAAAATATCAAGCCACTCAAATTTTCCACGTATCTGTTAACGAAAGATAATTACAGCGATTTTCGCCTGGTGTTCTCGTCGAAATTGGTAACTTCTGAAATGCACTCTGGGGTTGCGTTCTGGGGCGAGGTGAGGCCAAGTGTCAGCAAAAATCCGGAAACAGACCGCACCAAGTTTACCTATGCTGGTCATCTGGTGATGCATCCGTCCGGTTGGGGTATGTACGATCTGTTTGGCCGCAACGGTCTGCCTGTCAGCGGAGCCCCTGCAAAGAAAGTCGGCAAACAACACGACTGGAATGACATTGAAATCCTGGCGCAGGGCAATCGTGTACGCGTTGCAGTCAATGGCGTTGCAGTAGTTGACTGGCGTGACCCGGAACCGGAACGCATCAAAGAAGGTCCTATCGGTCTCCAACTGCATTCGAATTCCGTTCCACAGGAAATCCAATTCAAAGGGCTGAAATTAGAAACTTTTCCCAAAGAAGATAAGCTGATTACAGTCAAGTAATTCAATCCAATTCAGTTCGAATACCAGTGTTTTCAAGTCAGAAACATGGCAAATTGATGTAGAACGGGCAAACTCCTTTTGCCAAAAAACGCTTGACATTTAACATAGTCACTAACGCTTTCGGCTCACAAAACAATCAATACGATTTCAATTCAAGTTGATTGCCCTGGATTCCGGCCTGCGCGGGAATGACGGTTGTAGACACGTTCAGATTCTTATGGTAGACACAACCGTCTGAAACCCAACCTCGGATGGGTTTGTGAGCCGACGGCGTTAGACGGTTGGATCGAAAAATACCAAGAAACACCGAATTTCAAACTGATTTTGGTTTAGTTTGAACTAGCGAGTCCAGTCATTGCCAGAAAATTTCCGAAGAAGTGGAAGAAATTGCTTTACTTCTGGCGGCCGCGGCCAGTGATGACGCCCGATTCTGTGATGATCATATCCATGAAGATATCATGGTCGTCGGTGGGGATTTCCGGAAACAACTGGCAGTCAAACGCCAGTGCCACCAGTGGGGTTTCCAGGCGGGCGTGCTGCAGCAGTTTATCGTAATACCCTTTGCCGTGGCCCATCCGGCCCCCACGTCGATCAAATGCCACGCCGGGCACCATCACCAAGTCCAGTTCTTCCGGTGTGCACTGCTTTTCTGGTAACTGTCGCAGTTCGGCCTTT from Zavarzinella sp. includes these protein-coding regions:
- a CDS encoding DUF1080 domain-containing protein, giving the protein MRTLSLVVLMLVSATSNIQAQQPKKKNPKEAPVVAPKKGESKTIELFDGKTTTGWIGYEELWSVQDGAIVGKNIKPLKFSTYLLTKDNYSDFRLVFSSKLVTSEMHSGVAFWGEVRPSVSKNPETDRTKFTYAGHLVMHPSGWGMYDLFGRNGLPVSGAPAKKVGKQHDWNDIEILAQGNRVRVAVNGVAVVDWRDPEPERIKEGPIGLQLHSNSVPQEIQFKGLKLETFPKEDKLITVK
- a CDS encoding TVP38/TMEM64 family protein; amino-acid sequence: MILLFLAVVSTFYLAGGQQYLSWDYFTTQRNTLQAWVGQHTTLAVLLYFTIYVLATTFSLPAAGILTLIGGALFGRWLGTGIVSIASTIGATLAFLSSRYLLRDWVRTRLGNKLAKLDAGIARDGAFYLYMLRMIPLFPFFLINIGMGLTSIRTRPFMIASWAGMLPGTFLFVNAGAELGSAATPKDLWSARTVLAFVALALFPLVVKYLFRSRTTPRGDEKMKN